A part of Silvimonas soli genomic DNA contains:
- a CDS encoding VOC family protein, with protein sequence MVSKNTICLWYNGTALEAAEFYARTFPDSAVGAVHRAPGDYPSGKEGDVLTVEFTVAGIPCLGLNGGATFKHCEAFSFQIATDDQAETDRLWDAIIGNGGQQSACGWCKDKWGLSWQITPRALIAAVTDSDPAAAKRAFEAMMTMGKIDIAAIEAARRG encoded by the coding sequence ATGGTCAGCAAGAATACGATTTGTCTTTGGTACAACGGAACGGCGCTGGAAGCCGCCGAGTTTTACGCCCGCACCTTTCCGGATAGCGCGGTTGGCGCGGTCCATCGGGCGCCGGGTGATTATCCCTCTGGCAAGGAGGGTGACGTCTTGACGGTGGAATTCACCGTGGCGGGTATTCCGTGTCTGGGCCTGAATGGCGGCGCGACGTTCAAGCACTGTGAGGCGTTCTCGTTCCAGATTGCCACCGATGATCAGGCTGAAACGGATCGCTTGTGGGACGCGATTATCGGCAATGGCGGTCAGCAAAGCGCATGTGGCTGGTGCAAGGACAAATGGGGTCTGTCGTGGCAGATTACGCCACGAGCTTTGATCGCGGCGGTGACCGATTCTGATCCAGCCGCAGCCAAACGCGCTTTCGAAGCCATGATGACGATGGGCAAGATCGACATCGCGGCAATCGAAGCGGCCCGGCGCGGCTGA